A DNA window from Thiobacillus denitrificans ATCC 25259 contains the following coding sequences:
- the carB gene encoding carbamoyl-phosphate synthase large subunit: MPSRTDLQSILIIGAGPIVIGQACEFDYSGAQACKALREEGYKVILVNSNPATIMTDPDMADVTYIEPISWQIVEKIIAKERPDALLPTMGGQTALNCALDLAKHGVLEKYGVEMIGASKDAIDKAEDREKFKAAMTKLGLGSARSAIAHSMEEALQVQAALGFPTIIRPSFTMGGSGGGIAYNKDEFVAICERGLEASPTHELLIEESLLGWKEYEMEVVRDSKDNCIIVCSIENFDPMGVHTGDSITVAPAQTLTDKEYQIMRNASLAVLREIGVDTGGSNVQFAINPDDGRMVVIEMNPRVSRSSALASKATGFPIAKVAAKLAVGYTLDELQNDITGGATPASFEPSIDYVVTKVPRFAFEKFPQADDRLTTQMKSVGEVMAMGRTFQESLQKALRGLEVGADGLDPKTTDREEIEAELMSPGPERIWYVGDAFRVGMTLDEVHAVSKIDPWFLDQIEVLIELEASLAGRALVDLGRDELRDLKRAGFSDRRLAKLLNTDQHAVRARRNELALHPVYKRVDTCAAEFATQTAYMYSTYEEECEAHPSDKKKIMVLGGGPNRIGQGIEFDYCCVHAALALRENGFETIMVNCNPETVSTDYDTSDRLYFEPLTLEDVLEIVRIEKPFGVIVQYGGQTPLKLARDLERNGVPIIGTSPDMIDAAEDRERFQQMLHDLGLKQPPNRTARDPESALRMAAEIGYPLVVRPSYVLGGRAMEIVREEADLVRYMTEAVKVSNKSPVLLDRFLNDAIEVDVDALSDGEQVVIGGIMQHIEQAGVHSGDSACSLPPYSLADALQDELRRQTVAMAKALKVVGLMNVQFAIQGDTVYVLEVNPRASRTVPYVSKAIGAPLAKIAARAMAGISLKSQAFEKEVIPPYFSVKEAVFPFRKFPGVDTILGPEMKSTGEVMGVGDNFGEAFVKSQLASSSELPKPGGRAFISVRSGDHSAVVDLAQGLRDLGFSLVATRGTAQVIEAAGIPVAIVNKVKEGRPHIVDMIKNGDIDFIVNVVEDKKAVKDSYAIRAEALSRRVVYFTTLAGARAACMGMQHGNELEVYSLQALHRRLN, encoded by the coding sequence ATGCCCAGCCGCACTGATTTACAAAGCATCCTCATCATCGGCGCGGGCCCGATCGTCATCGGGCAGGCCTGCGAGTTCGACTACTCCGGCGCGCAGGCGTGCAAGGCCCTGCGCGAGGAGGGCTACAAGGTTATTCTCGTCAACAGCAACCCGGCGACGATCATGACCGACCCGGACATGGCCGACGTGACGTACATCGAGCCGATCTCGTGGCAGATCGTCGAGAAGATCATCGCCAAGGAGCGCCCCGACGCGCTGCTGCCGACGATGGGCGGGCAGACCGCGCTCAACTGCGCGCTCGACCTCGCCAAGCACGGCGTGCTCGAGAAATACGGCGTCGAGATGATCGGCGCGTCCAAGGACGCGATCGACAAGGCCGAGGACCGCGAGAAATTCAAGGCCGCGATGACCAAGCTCGGGCTCGGCTCGGCGCGCTCGGCGATCGCCCACAGCATGGAAGAGGCGCTGCAGGTGCAGGCCGCGCTCGGCTTCCCGACCATCATTCGGCCGTCGTTCACGATGGGCGGCTCGGGCGGCGGCATCGCCTACAACAAGGACGAATTCGTCGCCATCTGCGAGCGCGGGCTGGAAGCCTCGCCGACGCACGAACTGCTGATCGAGGAATCGCTGCTCGGCTGGAAAGAGTACGAGATGGAGGTCGTGCGCGACAGCAAGGACAACTGCATCATCGTCTGCTCGATCGAGAACTTCGATCCGATGGGCGTGCACACCGGCGATTCGATCACCGTCGCCCCGGCGCAGACGCTGACCGACAAGGAATATCAGATCATGCGCAACGCGAGTCTCGCGGTGTTGCGCGAGATCGGCGTCGACACGGGCGGCTCGAACGTCCAGTTCGCGATCAACCCCGACGACGGGCGGATGGTCGTCATCGAGATGAACCCGCGCGTCTCGCGCTCGAGCGCGCTCGCGTCGAAGGCGACCGGCTTCCCGATTGCCAAGGTCGCGGCCAAGCTCGCGGTCGGCTACACGCTCGACGAACTGCAGAACGACATCACGGGCGGCGCGACCCCGGCCTCGTTCGAGCCGTCGATCGACTACGTCGTGACCAAGGTGCCGCGCTTCGCGTTCGAGAAATTCCCGCAGGCCGACGACCGCCTGACCACGCAGATGAAATCGGTCGGCGAAGTCATGGCGATGGGGCGAACCTTCCAGGAATCGCTACAGAAAGCCCTGCGCGGACTCGAGGTCGGCGCCGATGGCCTCGATCCGAAGACGACCGATCGCGAGGAGATCGAGGCCGAACTGATGTCGCCCGGACCCGAGCGCATCTGGTACGTCGGCGACGCTTTCCGCGTCGGCATGACGCTCGACGAGGTCCACGCGGTGTCGAAGATCGACCCGTGGTTCCTCGACCAGATCGAGGTGCTGATCGAACTCGAAGCCTCGCTCGCGGGCCGCGCACTGGTCGACCTCGGGCGCGACGAACTGCGCGACCTGAAGCGCGCCGGCTTTTCCGACCGGCGTCTCGCCAAACTCCTGAACACCGACCAGCACGCGGTGCGCGCCCGGCGTAACGAGCTGGCGCTGCACCCGGTCTACAAGCGCGTCGACACCTGCGCGGCCGAATTCGCGACGCAGACCGCGTACATGTATTCGACCTACGAGGAAGAGTGCGAGGCGCATCCGAGCGACAAGAAGAAGATCATGGTTCTCGGCGGCGGCCCCAACCGCATCGGTCAGGGCATCGAGTTCGATTACTGCTGCGTGCATGCCGCGCTCGCGCTACGCGAGAACGGGTTCGAGACCATCATGGTCAACTGCAACCCGGAGACCGTCTCGACCGACTACGACACGTCCGATCGCCTTTATTTCGAGCCGCTGACGCTCGAGGACGTGCTCGAAATCGTGCGCATCGAGAAACCCTTCGGCGTCATCGTGCAGTACGGCGGCCAGACGCCGCTCAAGCTCGCGCGCGACCTGGAACGCAACGGCGTGCCCATCATCGGCACCAGCCCCGATATGATCGACGCCGCCGAGGACCGCGAGCGCTTCCAGCAGATGCTGCACGACCTCGGCCTCAAGCAGCCGCCCAACCGTACCGCGCGCGACCCCGAGAGCGCGCTGCGCATGGCCGCCGAGATCGGCTATCCGCTCGTCGTGCGCCCGTCCTACGTGCTCGGCGGCCGCGCCATGGAAATCGTGCGCGAGGAGGCCGACCTCGTCCGCTACATGACGGAAGCGGTCAAGGTGTCGAACAAGTCGCCGGTGCTGCTCGACCGCTTCCTCAACGACGCGATCGAGGTCGACGTCGACGCGCTCTCCGACGGCGAGCAGGTCGTGATCGGCGGCATCATGCAGCACATCGAGCAGGCCGGCGTGCACTCCGGCGATTCGGCGTGCTCGCTGCCGCCGTACAGCCTCGCGGACGCGTTGCAGGACGAGCTGCGCCGGCAGACCGTCGCGATGGCGAAGGCGCTGAAAGTCGTCGGCCTGATGAACGTGCAGTTCGCGATCCAGGGCGATACGGTCTACGTGCTCGAAGTGAATCCGCGCGCCTCGCGTACCGTGCCTTATGTGTCGAAAGCGATCGGCGCGCCGCTGGCGAAGATCGCGGCGCGGGCGATGGCCGGCATTTCGCTGAAGTCGCAGGCTTTCGAGAAAGAGGTCATTCCGCCGTATTTCTCCGTCAAGGAAGCCGTCTTCCCATTCCGTAAATTCCCCGGAGTCGACACGATTCTCGGCCCCGAAATGAAGTCGACCGGCGAGGTCATGGGGGTTGGCGACAATTTCGGCGAGGCCTTCGTCAAGTCGCAACTGGCGTCGAGTTCGGAGCTGCCGAAACCGGGCGGGCGCGCCTTCATCAGCGTGCGTTCGGGAGATCACAGCGCCGTGGTCGATCTGGCGCAAGGGCTGCGCGACCTCGGCTTCAGCCTCGTCGCGACGCGGGGGACGG
- the carA gene encoding glutamine-hydrolyzing carbamoyl-phosphate synthase small subunit produces the protein MSRAQPAILVLADGSVFRGRSIGADGITTGEVVFNTALTGYQEILTDPSYSRQIVTLTYPHIGNTGVNPEDVEAGRIHAAGLVVRDVPRRHSNFRSAESLSDYLASQNIVGIADIDTRRLTRILREKGAQSGCVMAGGVDESKALEAARAFPGLAGMDLAKVVTAPAMYEWHETEWRLGRGYGQVSEPRYHVVGFDYGVKRNILRMLAERGCRVTVLPATATAAEALALKPDGIFLSNGPGDPEPCDYAIRAIGELVGAGVPTFGICLGHQLLALASGAKTVKMKFGHHGANHPVKDLDSGRVTITSQNHGFAVDPATLPANLRSTHVSLFDGSLQGLARTDAPAFSFQGHPEAAPGPHDLSYLFDRFIQLMADRAAVH, from the coding sequence TTGTCACGTGCCCAGCCCGCCATCCTCGTTCTCGCCGACGGTTCGGTATTTCGTGGCCGGTCGATCGGCGCCGACGGCATCACGACCGGCGAAGTCGTGTTCAATACCGCTCTCACCGGGTACCAGGAAATTCTGACCGATCCGTCGTACTCGCGGCAGATCGTGACGCTGACCTATCCGCACATCGGCAACACCGGCGTCAATCCCGAAGACGTCGAGGCGGGGCGCATCCATGCCGCGGGCCTCGTGGTGCGCGACGTTCCGCGTCGCCACTCGAATTTCCGCTCTGCCGAGTCGCTGAGCGACTATCTCGCGAGCCAGAACATCGTCGGTATCGCCGACATCGACACCCGACGCCTGACCCGCATCCTGCGCGAGAAGGGCGCGCAGAGCGGCTGCGTGATGGCCGGCGGGGTCGACGAGAGCAAGGCGCTCGAGGCGGCGCGCGCATTCCCGGGGCTCGCCGGGATGGATCTCGCCAAGGTGGTCACCGCGCCCGCGATGTACGAATGGCACGAAACCGAATGGCGGCTCGGCCGCGGTTACGGCCAGGTGAGCGAGCCGCGTTACCACGTCGTGGGTTTCGACTACGGGGTCAAGCGCAACATCCTGCGCATGCTCGCCGAGCGCGGTTGCCGCGTCACGGTTCTGCCCGCTACCGCCACGGCGGCCGAAGCGCTCGCGCTGAAGCCTGACGGGATTTTCCTGTCCAACGGCCCCGGCGACCCCGAGCCCTGCGACTACGCGATCCGGGCGATCGGCGAACTGGTCGGCGCAGGCGTACCGACCTTTGGGATTTGCCTCGGCCATCAACTGCTCGCGCTCGCCTCCGGCGCGAAGACCGTGAAGATGAAATTTGGCCATCACGGCGCGAACCACCCAGTCAAGGATCTCGACAGCGGGCGCGTCACGATCACGAGCCAGAACCACGGCTTTGCGGTGGACCCCGCGACGCTTCCGGCCAATCTGCGCAGCACGCATGTCTCGTTGTTTGACGGCTCGCTGCAGGGCCTCGCGCGCACCGACGCGCCCGCGTTCAGCTTTCAGGGCCACCCCGAAGCCGCCCCCGGTCCCCACGACCTGAGCTACCTGTTCGATCGATTTATCCAGCTGATGGCCGACCGTGCCGCAGTACACTGA